The Candidatus Hydrogenedentota bacterium DNA segment GGCGGCCTGTTTGGCGGCACGTGGTACGACTCCAAGACCGGATATGCGACCTGCGCGAGTGACTCCAGTATCGTGGCGTCGCTCGCGTGGCAAGGCACATTCAGCGAGACCCCCAACTCCGCCACCAATGCCCCCTACGCCCTCGATTCCAGCAAGTTCCAGTCCTTCGAGAAGATGGGCGCGTACCAAAGCGCCAACAACCCCTTCTACGCGGGCAAAGTCGCCATGATCATCGAGGGTGAATGGCAAGTCACCTTCATCGAGAAATACGCCAGCCACCTCGATTGGGGCGTCGCGCCCATTCCTCAACCCGAAGACGCCCCGCCACGCGCCTACGGTCCCGCGTGCATCTGCGACGCCGTGCCCTCAAGCGCCAAACACAAAGACGAAGCCTTCAAGTTCCTGCGTTGGTTCTACGCGCCACGCTCAGAAACAGCCACATCGCCCTGCAGCGATTTCAACTACACCATCCACAACATCCCCTGCACCCGCGAGGAGGCCCTGCAAGACCGCTTCATGAAAGACCCCAAATTCAGCGTCTTCGTTAACGAACTCCTCACCAAACCCGAAATCGTCACCCACCCGCTGCTCCCCCAGCCTCAACTCTTCCTCGACGAAATCGAACGCGCCCGCGAATTCGTCATCCTCCACGAAAAGTCCCCCGAACAAGCCGCCCAGGAAATCGAGACCCGAACCAACGAAGTGCTCGGCGATACATACAGGCAAATGAAGAAGTTGACGCCAGAATAGTCCGGTGTTTTTGTCGGGAGGATCTTGTCCTTTAGTGTTGAACGTGCGACAATAATGGCATGTCCATACCAGCCCTAGATATTAACCGCCTCACGATAGACGAACGTCTACGCCTTATCGAAGACCTTTGGGAGAGCCTCGTATCGCGCCCAGACAGTATTCCCCTGACAGACTGCCAACGCAAAGAGTTGGATCGCCGTTTAGACAAGATGAATTGCGATGGTTCACCAGGGACTCCTTGGGAAGAGGTCATTTCCAACATCGCGCGAGATTAGTCTCGTCTCTGCCAAGTCTTCAATCACTGCGTCACCCACTCTGAATCAAATCCCGCGCTGGAATATCCCCCCCGGAATCCACCATACTTTCCCATCTCCGCCGGCGGGCATTCCGCCGGCGTGATTCATTGCACGGATGAATGTGCCGCAGGAGACCCCCGCTTGCGAAGTGCTTATCGGATAAAGAGATTGGGCGCCAGTGTGTGGCAGGCATCCTTGCCTGCCGCCCAAATGCCATTTGCAGCTAGTGTAGTGAATCGTATTTGGGACAACATATTGGAAAACCCAAGGAAAAGCTCAAAGCAGCGGAAAACAGGGACTGACACAAGCGTAGCGAAGCGGAGACGTGTCTGTCCCTGCTTTCCGTGTCCCTGCTTTCCGAAAAACGCAGGCTGCGATGCCTTTGACATGCGGAAACCGACGCAGCTTCCGCGCCCGCGTGAGTCTGCCAGGAGCGCCGCGCTATGACCAAGACGGAACGGCGCGACTTTCGGAACGGCGTACTTTTCGCCTCGCCCTACATTGTCGGCTTCTTAATGATCAGTCTTTACCCGCTGGCGATGACCGCCATCTACAGCCTCAGCGATTACGACGCCATCAAACCCATGGCGT contains these protein-coding regions:
- a CDS encoding extracellular solute-binding protein; its protein translation is MRKTYAIWVLGAMLCLGIIAILRPSEAGSPEERAALNQGRTVIVYWDRHYGHEHAMRAKLIEEYNTTQGIADGVYVRALPIGNSAIMEKLLTAVASGSPPDACSIDSGILMQLATQGCFTSLSDYADSIPALKQDRFLPHTWAMVSFEGYNSNRRAWVDGVWGIPTTTEAYCLLWNKDAFRRAGLDPERPPRTIRELEEYAARLTIREGSETKQVGFVPWFPWDMTLMWGGLFGGTWYDSKTGYATCASDSSIVASLAWQGTFSETPNSATNAPYALDSSKFQSFEKMGAYQSANNPFYAGKVAMIIEGEWQVTFIEKYASHLDWGVAPIPQPEDAPPRAYGPACICDAVPSSAKHKDEAFKFLRWFYAPRSETATSPCSDFNYTIHNIPCTREEALQDRFMKDPKFSVFVNELLTKPEIVTHPLLPQPQLFLDEIERAREFVILHEKSPEQAAQEIETRTNEVLGDTYRQMKKLTPE
- a CDS encoding addiction module protein, with protein sequence MSIPALDINRLTIDERLRLIEDLWESLVSRPDSIPLTDCQRKELDRRLDKMNCDGSPGTPWEEVISNIARD